The Apium graveolens cultivar Ventura chromosome 6, ASM990537v1, whole genome shotgun sequence genome contains a region encoding:
- the LOC141664271 gene encoding BTB/POZ domain and ankyrin repeat-containing protein NPR1-like, with protein MEDLLEQSYMSFTSSLASNGSTCYNLPTHSVPEGGSSPEIISLAKLSASLEQLMVSSLGIDYSDADIAVDDVSVGVHRCILATRSNFFHEKFKEDMNSLDKKESRPKYYMSKLLPYGSVGYESFLVFLSYLYTGNLKPCPPEVSTCVDGGCDHHTCRPAINFSVELMYASAIFQVPELVSLYQRRLFNFVEKALVEDVLPIILVAFHCQLIQLLNQCIHRVANSDLDSISIEKEVPSEVAKDIMSIRLTSQCHIWEENNSAMVTDDLLCEKRIRKIHKALDSDDVELVKRLLPESDITLDAAHALHYAVAYCDPKVVSEVLNLGLANVNLRNAQGYTVLHVAALRREPSIIVKLLEEGASALEATPDGQNSVIICRKLTRPKDYHAITEQGHKSNKYRLCIDVLEREMCRIPMATNASSSSPVMDDDRHMKLLYIDLKNRVALAHLLFPSEAKLAMEIANAEATFQYAGLLQSKVSNGDLKDVDADKIPTVKNERILAKIAALKKTVETGRRYFSNCSEVLDKFMLDDLHDESFFLNKGSAEEQEIKKQRYMELKEDLQKAFSKDKAELSRAGLSSTTSSSKVKRQRKS; from the exons ATGGAGGATTTACTTGAACAATCATATATGAGCTTTACTTCTTCACTTGCATCCAACGGTTCCACATGCTACAATTTACCTACCCACTCTGTCCCCGAGGGAGGTTCGAGTCCCGAAATTATTAGTTTAGCCAAGCTCAGTGCTAGCTTGGAGCAACTTATGGTCAGCTCTCTCGGCATCGATTATAGTGATGCTGATATTGCAGTTGATGATGTATCTGTTGGTGTACATCGCTGTATATTGGCTACTAGGAGTAACTTTTTCCATGAGAAATTTAAGGAAGATATGAATTCTTTGGATAAGAAGGAAAGTAGACCAAAATATTACATGAGCAAGTTGTTGCCATATGGTAGTGTTGGATATGAGTCATTCCTTGTATTTCTAAGCTATTTGTATACTGGAAACTTGAAACCTTGTCCACCAGAGGTATCGACTTGTGTCGATGGTGGTTGTGACCATCATACATGCAGACCTGCAATCAACTTTTCGGTGGAATTGATGTATGCTTCTGCCATCTTTCAGGTTCCGGAACTGGTTTCACTATATCAG CGGCGTCTTTTTAACTTTGTCGAGAAGGCTCTTGTTGAAGATGTCCTTCCCATCATTTTGGTTGCCTTTCATTGTCAGTTAATTCAGCTTCTTAATCAATGTATTCATAGAGTGGCGAATTCAGATCTTGACAGTATCTCTATCGAAAAGGAAGTCCCATCTGAAGTAGCAAAGGATATTATGTCGATTCGCCTAACATCCCAGTGTCACATTTGGGAAGAGAATAATAGTGCCATGGTAACTGATGATCTCTTGTGTGAGAAGAGGATTAGGAAAATACACAAAGCATTAGATTCAGATGATGTTGAACTAGTGAAGCGTCTCCTTCCTGAGTCTGATATAACCTTAGATGCAGCACATGCCCTTCATTATGCTGTTGCATACTGTGATCCGAAGGTTGTATCTGAGGTGCTTAATTTGGGTTTGGCTAATGTCAACCTTCGTAATGCTCAGGGTTACACAGTTCTCCATGTTGCTGCATTACGCAGAGAACCATCGATAATTGTAAAACTGTTGGAAGAAGGAGCTTCTGCATTGGAAGCAACACCAGATGGACAGAACTCTGTTATCATCTGCAGAAAATTGACAAGACCCAAGGATTATCATGCGATAACAGAGCAGGGTcataaatcaaataaatatcgTTTATGCATCGACGTTTTGGAGCGCGAAATGTGCAGAATCCCGATGGCCACAAATGCTTCAAGCTCTTCTCCAGTTATGGATGATGATCGGCACATGAAGCTTCTGTATATCGACCTCAAGAACAGAG TGGCATTGGCACATCTACTCTTCCCTTCCGAAGCGAAGCTAGCGATGGAGATTGCAAATGCCGAGGCAACATTTCAATATGCCGGCCTTCTGCAGTCAAAAGTTTCAAATGGTGATTTGAAGGATGTCGATGCAGACAAGATACCCACAGTAAAGAATGAAAGAATTCTTGCAAAAATAGCTGCCCTTAAAAAGACAG TGGAGACAGGTCGACGGTATTTTTCAAACTGCTCAGAAGTGCTGGATAAGTTTATGTTAGATGATTTGCACGATGAGTCCTTCTTCCTCAACAAGGGTTCTGCAGAAGAACAAGAGATCAAGAAGCAACGTTATATGGAGCTTAAAGAGGATCTACAAAAGGCTTTCAGCAAAGACAAGGCTGAGCTAAGTCGCGCTGGCTTGTCTTCCACAACGTCCTCATCTAAAGTCAAGCGACAACGTAAATCATAA
- the LOC141665088 gene encoding uncharacterized protein LOC141665088 has translation MAKNFSLLIALTIINLHLISSHPTTTPPPPPLHHTTTPPPAPNHSTPPPPHHSPPPPPPHHSPPPPPPPPHQSPPPPPHQSPPPPPHHYPPPPPPHYSTPPSPPHKSPPPPPHHSTPPPPHSPTTPPPQTTSPPPPTTPPPPQQLTNQEQETLNTIIDSLTSQPGFQIWANLLSSSTSSLNLLPLTATLFIPSNTAISHLPTATSSPLNFDPLLILYHISPTRLSFSDLHLFQPSSRIPTLLPSRSILITNTTSHNFTLDNSRITHPDMFLSSSIAVHGIQHILDYALFGDDDSPALPRKKQPFLPLDEVLRQIKSDSTTCLCPVFPLFCSVLLAAVFVFKIL, from the coding sequence atggCAAAAAACTTCTCTCTCCTGATTGCACTAACAATCATCAACCTCCATCTCATCTCATCCCATCCAACAACCACCCCTCCTCCTCCACCACTACATCATACCACCACCCCACCACCGGCACCCAATCATTCCACCCCACCACCACCACATCATTCTcctccaccaccaccaccacatCATTCTcctccaccaccaccaccaccaccacatCAATCCCCTCCACCACCACCACATCAATCCCCTCCTCCACCACCACATCATTATCCTCCACCACCACCACCTCATTATTCCACCCCACCATCACCACCACATAAATCCCCTCCACCACCACCCCATCATTCCACCCCTCCACCACCACATTCTCCCACCACCCCACCACCTCAAACCACCTCACCTCCACCTCCAACCACCCCACCACCACCACAACAACTCACAAACCAAGAACAAGAAACACTCAACACAATCATAGACTCCTTAACAAGCCAACCAGGCTTCCAAATATGGGCCAATCTCCTCTCCTCCTCAACATCATCATTAAACCTCCTCCCGCTAACAGCCACTCTCTTCATCCCAAGCAACACAGCCATCTCTCATCTCCCCACAGCCACCTCCTCTCCACTCAACTTCGACCCTCTCCTCATTCTCTACCACATCTCTCCCACACGCCTCTCTTTCTCTGATCTCCATCTCTTCCAACCCTCTTCAAGAATCCCAACACTCCTCCCATCAAGATCAATCCTAATCACCAACACTACATCTCACAACTTCACACTTGATAACTCAAGAATCACTCACCCTGACATGTTTTTATCATCTTCCATTGCAGTGCATGGCATTCAACACATTCTTGATTATGCCCTTTTTGGGGACGATGATTCTCCTGCACTTCCAAGAAAAAAGCAGCCATTTTTGCCGTTGGATGAAGTTCTTAGGCAGATTAAATCTGATTCAACCACATGTTTGTGCCCTGTTTTTCCCCTGTTTTGCTCTGTTCTTTTAGCTGCTGTGTTTGTTTTCAAGATTTTGTAA